A region of Mesorhizobium sp. M3A.F.Ca.ET.080.04.2.1 DNA encodes the following proteins:
- a CDS encoding sugar ABC transporter substrate-binding protein yields the protein MIKSLVGGVIAATAFVMLSSSAIAEPEIVKGPAAEPDCFAPWAADTQFFKYPKKDGPYRIALANGYIANTWRIQMIQTAKAYAAQPEVAKKLKEFKVVSTGEDVPAQISAINNFIDSGFDAIVVNAQNPTAFGPVIKRAKEAGVVLVAFDNILDTKDAINVNVDQKGLGELWAKWLIAHIPDGGKILEVRGVAGTSVDTDRHNGIHEVLDASGKKWDVTEVAGKWDDPTAQKVTADAIATNGPFVGITGQGGDTGIVQAMIDAKHPFVPFGGETENGFRKFCAAHAADGLKCSSAGTGPAQVAVAIKTAITALEGNVVPQSVKLPLAIVEDPNFKEGQDYFPDQSDNFFVGNSFPTCGINFTAQEIMGQTKENK from the coding sequence ATGATCAAGTCACTGGTTGGCGGCGTCATTGCCGCCACTGCATTCGTCATGCTGAGTTCTTCGGCGATCGCCGAACCGGAGATCGTAAAAGGGCCGGCGGCCGAGCCCGACTGTTTCGCGCCGTGGGCGGCCGATACGCAGTTCTTCAAATATCCGAAGAAGGATGGTCCGTACCGCATCGCACTTGCCAATGGCTACATCGCCAACACCTGGCGTATCCAGATGATCCAGACCGCCAAGGCCTATGCCGCGCAGCCCGAGGTCGCCAAGAAGCTGAAGGAATTCAAGGTGGTGTCGACCGGCGAGGATGTGCCGGCGCAGATATCGGCGATCAACAACTTCATCGATTCCGGCTTTGACGCCATCGTCGTCAACGCGCAGAACCCGACCGCGTTCGGACCGGTGATCAAGCGCGCCAAGGAAGCCGGCGTCGTTCTCGTCGCCTTCGACAACATCCTCGACACCAAGGACGCCATCAACGTCAATGTCGACCAGAAGGGCCTCGGCGAATTGTGGGCCAAGTGGCTGATCGCCCATATCCCCGACGGCGGCAAGATCCTCGAAGTGCGCGGCGTCGCCGGCACCTCGGTCGACACCGACCGCCACAACGGCATCCATGAGGTCCTGGATGCTTCGGGCAAGAAATGGGATGTCACCGAAGTCGCAGGCAAATGGGACGATCCGACCGCGCAGAAGGTTACCGCCGACGCGATCGCCACCAACGGCCCATTCGTCGGCATCACCGGGCAGGGCGGCGATACCGGCATCGTGCAGGCGATGATCGACGCCAAGCATCCCTTCGTGCCGTTCGGCGGCGAGACGGAAAACGGCTTCCGCAAATTCTGCGCCGCCCATGCGGCCGACGGCCTGAAATGCTCTTCGGCCGGCACCGGACCTGCCCAGGTCGCTGTCGCCATCAAAACGGCGATCACCGCGCTGGAGGGCAATGTCGTGCCGCAGTCGGTCAAGCTGCCGCTGGCAATCGTCGAGGATCCGAACTTCAAGGAGGGGCAGGATTACTTCCCCGACCAGTCCGACAACTTCTTCGTCGGCAATTCCTTCCCGACTTGCGGCATCAATTTCACCGCGCAGGAAATCATGGGCCAGACCAAGGAAAACAAGTAG
- a CDS encoding sugar ABC transporter ATP-binding protein gives MDGAAPLFRMEGISKRYGGVRALEKAELTVTAGSIHGILGENGAGKSTLIKIMAGVAAPDEGRMTLDGRDVTFASPAAANQAGIVCIFQELSLIPELSVADNIVISDPPKRFGMIDRKAQRRIAEQALARAGASDIHPLALVKDLPLSRRQMVEIAKALARKPRILILDEATSALTAADVAKIFGVLKRLRAEGLALLYISHRMNEIAELADQCTVFRNGRNVASYAAGTKSDNEVVELMIGREYSHIFPPKPMRAASDAVPALEARNLSWSDRLDNVSLSVGVGEVVGLGGLDGQGQRELLLAFFGVLRGLSGQILVDGKPVSIASPTAASDGRIGMALIPEDRKTEGLMLPMTVRENLSFAALDRLSKAGVIDRAAEQRLIDDMVGLLAIKTAGLDIPVGALSGGNQQKVVIAKWLMRQPRIILLNDPTRGIDVGTKQELYQLMRKLADGGAAILFYSTDYDELIGCCDRVLVLYDGAVKRELVGTEITERALIASALNIHGEAARMKQEEGA, from the coding sequence ATGGACGGCGCAGCTCCGCTCTTCCGCATGGAAGGCATCTCCAAGCGCTACGGCGGCGTGCGGGCGTTGGAAAAGGCCGAGCTGACGGTCACGGCTGGCAGCATTCATGGCATACTCGGCGAAAACGGCGCCGGCAAATCGACCCTGATCAAGATCATGGCCGGCGTCGCCGCTCCCGACGAAGGCCGCATGACGCTGGACGGCCGCGACGTGACGTTCGCCTCGCCGGCTGCCGCCAACCAGGCCGGCATCGTCTGCATTTTCCAGGAATTATCGCTCATCCCGGAACTCAGCGTCGCCGACAACATCGTCATCTCCGACCCGCCGAAGCGCTTCGGCATGATCGACCGCAAGGCTCAACGGCGCATCGCCGAGCAAGCGCTTGCCCGCGCCGGCGCCTCCGACATCCATCCGTTGGCGCTGGTCAAGGACCTGCCGCTGTCGCGCCGGCAGATGGTCGAGATCGCCAAGGCGCTGGCCAGGAAGCCGCGCATCCTGATCCTCGATGAAGCGACCTCGGCCCTGACGGCGGCCGACGTCGCCAAGATTTTCGGCGTGCTCAAGCGGTTGCGCGCCGAGGGGCTCGCGCTACTCTACATCTCGCATCGCATGAACGAGATCGCGGAACTCGCCGACCAATGCACGGTGTTCCGCAACGGCCGCAATGTCGCCAGCTATGCTGCCGGGACCAAGAGCGACAATGAAGTGGTCGAGCTCATGATCGGCCGCGAATACAGCCATATCTTCCCGCCAAAGCCGATGCGCGCGGCGAGCGACGCGGTTCCGGCGCTGGAGGCGCGCAACCTGTCCTGGAGCGATCGGCTGGACAATGTCTCGCTGTCGGTCGGCGTCGGCGAGGTGGTGGGGCTGGGCGGCCTCGACGGGCAAGGCCAGCGCGAATTGCTGCTGGCCTTCTTCGGCGTTTTGCGCGGCCTCTCCGGTCAGATCCTGGTCGACGGCAAGCCGGTTTCGATCGCCAGTCCGACCGCAGCGAGCGACGGCCGGATCGGCATGGCGCTCATCCCGGAGGATCGCAAGACCGAGGGTCTGATGCTGCCGATGACGGTGCGCGAGAACCTATCCTTCGCCGCGCTCGACAGACTGTCGAAAGCCGGCGTCATCGACCGCGCGGCCGAGCAGCGGCTGATCGACGATATGGTCGGGCTGCTGGCCATCAAGACGGCGGGTCTCGACATCCCCGTCGGTGCGCTGTCCGGCGGCAACCAGCAGAAGGTGGTCATCGCCAAGTGGCTGATGCGCCAGCCGCGCATCATCCTGCTCAACGATCCGACGCGCGGCATCGACGTCGGCACCAAGCAGGAGCTCTACCAGTTGATGCGAAAGCTGGCCGATGGGGGCGCGGCGATCCTGTTCTATTCGACCGACTATGACGAGCTGATCGGCTGCTGCGACCGCGTGCTGGTGCTCTATGACGGCGCGGTCAAGCGCGAGCTGGTCGGAACCGAGATCACCGAGCGCGCGCTGATCGCCAGCGCGCTCAACATCCATGGCGAGGCCGCCCGCATGAAGCAGGAGGAGGGGGCGTGA
- a CDS encoding ABC transporter permease, translated as MKDWRYWLAEQRGTLLAFGIFIAMFAIYSGNHPAGFTANVVQTAANKGVLLAFVAMAQTLVVLTAGIDLSVGMIFTLTNCLASWLVIGTGLESAFGVVAVLGTGLLCGAVNGAIVIYGRLQPIVATIATGAVYFGLALLLRPVPGGSVNEDLADFLTGRFFGVVPASLVALFVVVLVVWVPFSRSELGRAAYAAGSSETAAYMSGVPIRRGKFLAYTLAGLLAAIGGLFLTFFTYTGEAAYASGNAYTLFSIAAVVLGGVSLFGGKGSAIGAIFGALAFRTIGDLLFVFDFDPLWQPLFQGVILLIAVSLGAFALFRVRNRLEWFL; from the coding sequence GTGAAGGACTGGCGCTACTGGCTGGCCGAACAGCGAGGGACGCTGCTCGCCTTCGGCATCTTCATCGCCATGTTCGCGATTTACAGCGGCAACCATCCGGCCGGCTTCACCGCCAACGTCGTGCAGACGGCCGCGAACAAGGGCGTGCTTCTCGCCTTCGTCGCGATGGCGCAGACGCTGGTCGTGCTCACCGCCGGCATCGACCTTTCGGTCGGCATGATCTTCACACTGACCAACTGCCTGGCTTCCTGGCTGGTGATCGGCACCGGGCTCGAATCCGCCTTCGGGGTGGTGGCCGTGCTCGGCACCGGACTTCTGTGCGGCGCCGTCAACGGCGCCATCGTCATCTATGGCCGCCTGCAGCCGATCGTCGCGACCATCGCCACCGGTGCCGTCTACTTCGGGCTTGCGCTGTTGCTTCGGCCGGTTCCGGGCGGCTCGGTCAATGAAGATCTCGCCGATTTCCTGACGGGACGCTTCTTCGGCGTCGTGCCGGCCAGCCTTGTGGCGCTGTTCGTCGTCGTGCTGGTCGTCTGGGTGCCGTTCAGCCGCTCCGAGCTTGGCCGCGCGGCTTATGCGGCCGGCTCTTCGGAGACGGCGGCCTATATGTCCGGCGTGCCGATCCGCAGGGGCAAGTTCCTGGCTTACACGCTGGCGGGGCTGCTTGCCGCGATCGGCGGCCTGTTCCTCACCTTCTTCACCTATACGGGCGAGGCCGCCTATGCCAGCGGCAACGCCTACACGCTGTTTTCCATCGCCGCCGTCGTGCTCGGCGGCGTCTCGCTGTTCGGCGGCAAGGGCAGTGCCATCGGCGCGATCTTCGGCGCGCTCGCCTTCCGTACGATCGGCGACCTGCTGTTCGTCTTCGATTTCGACCCGCTCTGGCAGCCTCTGTTCCAGGGCGTTATCCTGTTGATCGCCGTCAGCCTGGGCGCCTTCGCGCTGTTCAGGGTGCGCAACCGGCTGGAGTGGTTCCTGTGA
- a CDS encoding ABC transporter permease has product MSETTLAGIAGRMPKFIRRADPAVVTAFACILLLLLLGSLYSRSFLSPEYLLQQLKVASFLGVIATGMMLVILLGQIDLSVPWAVATGAMMASAAAAYGPVGVALAIPFGILCGVAIGIVNGIGVAYLRIPSMIITLATNAVAQGLMVVYTGGFSPQDAATAAMRYLATGFAIPAVPNAVIIWALIGAAMVFVLTRTSFGRAVYGIGNRERAAYLSGIDTRRVVMIAFAASGGLSAFGGVLLAGYASKAAQSMGDAYLLPSIAAVVLGGTSILGGRGSYLGTVAGVILITLLQSILSVMQMPEAGRQIIYGVVIVAMLLLYGRAPASR; this is encoded by the coding sequence GTGAGCGAAACGACGCTTGCCGGCATTGCCGGCCGCATGCCGAAGTTCATTCGCCGCGCCGATCCCGCTGTGGTCACGGCCTTCGCCTGCATCCTGCTGCTGCTGCTTCTCGGCAGCCTCTATTCGCGCAGCTTCCTGTCGCCGGAATATCTCTTGCAGCAGCTCAAGGTGGCCTCGTTCCTGGGCGTTATCGCCACCGGCATGATGCTCGTCATCCTGCTCGGGCAGATCGACCTTTCGGTGCCGTGGGCCGTGGCGACCGGCGCCATGATGGCCAGTGCCGCCGCTGCCTACGGCCCGGTCGGCGTCGCGCTCGCCATTCCGTTCGGCATCCTGTGCGGCGTGGCGATCGGCATCGTCAACGGCATCGGCGTCGCCTATTTGCGCATTCCTTCGATGATCATCACCTTGGCCACCAATGCCGTCGCGCAAGGGCTGATGGTGGTCTATACGGGCGGGTTCTCGCCGCAGGACGCGGCGACGGCGGCGATGCGCTACCTGGCGACCGGCTTTGCGATACCCGCCGTGCCCAATGCGGTCATCATCTGGGCTCTGATCGGCGCGGCAATGGTCTTCGTGCTGACCCGGACCAGCTTCGGCCGGGCCGTCTATGGCATCGGCAACCGCGAGCGCGCCGCCTATCTGTCCGGCATCGACACGCGCCGCGTGGTGATGATCGCCTTTGCGGCGTCCGGCGGACTGTCGGCCTTCGGCGGCGTGCTTCTGGCCGGCTATGCGTCGAAGGCCGCGCAATCGATGGGCGACGCCTATCTGCTGCCGTCGATCGCCGCCGTGGTGCTGGGCGGCACCTCGATCCTGGGCGGGCGCGGCTCCTATCTCGGCACGGTGGCCGGCGTCATCCTGATCACGCTGCTGCAGTCGATCCTGTCGGTCATGCAGATGCCGGAAGCGGGGCGGCAGATCATCTACGGCGTCGTCATCGTCGCCATGCTGCTGCTCTATGGCCGGGCGCCGGCAAGCCGCTGA